A genomic segment from Desulfovibrio sp. ZJ209 encodes:
- the lepB gene encoding signal peptidase I: MKPITLQRRPRGKKSLWREYAEALAVALILAFVIRTFIVQAFKIPSESMVGTLLVGDHLLASKFAYGVKIPFTDTYLYEGDEPARGDIIIFRYPNDKSVDYIKRIIGVPGDVIEVRDKQLYRNGQPVKESYIRHSDPTGREPVRDNYAPVTVPPGKYFVMGDNRDNSLDSRFWGFVDKSDIKAKAWRIYWSWGGLDDIRWSRIGQKLL; this comes from the coding sequence ATGAAGCCCATCACCCTCCAGCGCCGGCCGCGCGGCAAAAAGTCCCTGTGGCGCGAATATGCGGAAGCGCTCGCCGTGGCGCTCATCCTGGCCTTCGTCATCCGCACCTTCATCGTCCAGGCCTTCAAGATCCCGTCGGAATCCATGGTGGGCACCCTGCTCGTGGGCGACCACCTGCTCGCCAGCAAGTTCGCCTATGGCGTCAAGATCCCCTTCACCGACACCTATCTCTACGAGGGCGACGAGCCCGCGCGCGGCGACATCATCATCTTCCGCTATCCCAACGACAAAAGCGTGGACTATATCAAGCGCATCATCGGCGTACCCGGCGATGTCATCGAGGTGCGCGACAAGCAGCTCTACCGCAACGGCCAGCCCGTGAAGGAGAGCTATATCCGCCACAGCGACCCCACGGGCCGCGAGCCCGTGCGTGACAACTACGCGCCCGTGACCGTGCCGCCGGGCAAGTACTTCGTCATGGGCGACAACCGCGACAATTCGCTGGACTCGCGCTTCTGGGGCTTCGTGGACAAGAGCGACATCAAGGCCAAGGCCTGGCGCATCTACTGGTCCTGGGGCGGCCTTGACGACATCCGCTGGTCGCGCATCGGCCAGAAGCTCCTTTAA
- a CDS encoding DUF1538 domain-containing protein — protein sequence MILLEKLKEAATSVIPVMGVVWLLHFTAAPLGDELGRFLAGGVLLILGLAVFLLGAEIGVVPVGSRAGSALTSRRNLPLLLGAGFVIGFFITVAEPDVHVLAQQVSAVDPGISNLVLVGMIAVGVGLFVAVALARIVFQVSLRLLLLIFYGVIFACAAFTAPAFLGVAFDAGGATTGPMTVPFIMALGVGVAAVRGGDGRDDSFGLIGLASIGPILSVLLLGMLHKGAGAAAPALAEEGAAGLAAHFFALVPGTAFEVGMALAPLVVLFAAFRIFLLRRMTRMRLVRVVMGLMYTFLGLVCFFVGVKGGFIPAGTSLGRIIAVTHPAWMLIVTGVVLGALAVLAEPAVWVLTAQVEEVSGGSVRSRVILVTLCIGVASAVGLAMFRVAGGLSLWYFLIPGYALALGLTFLCPPMFTAIAFDSGGVASGPMASTFILAFTLGASGGLGGNPITDAFGVIALIAMTPLIAIQALGILYGRAARRLSAAPPPPAPAGGEGA from the coding sequence ATGATCCTGCTCGAGAAACTGAAAGAAGCGGCCACTTCGGTCATTCCCGTCATGGGCGTGGTCTGGCTGCTCCATTTCACGGCCGCGCCGCTCGGGGACGAGCTTGGCCGCTTTCTCGCCGGCGGCGTGCTGCTCATCCTGGGGCTCGCGGTCTTCTTGCTCGGCGCGGAGATCGGCGTGGTGCCGGTGGGCAGCCGCGCGGGCTCGGCGCTCACCTCGCGGCGCAACCTGCCGCTTCTGCTCGGAGCTGGCTTTGTCATCGGCTTCTTCATCACCGTGGCCGAGCCGGACGTGCATGTGCTCGCCCAGCAGGTCTCCGCGGTGGACCCGGGCATCTCGAACCTCGTGCTCGTGGGCATGATCGCCGTGGGCGTGGGCCTTTTCGTGGCCGTGGCGCTCGCGCGCATCGTCTTCCAGGTGTCGCTCCGGCTGCTCCTGCTCATATTTTACGGCGTCATCTTCGCCTGCGCGGCCTTCACGGCCCCGGCCTTTCTCGGCGTGGCCTTCGACGCCGGCGGCGCCACCACCGGCCCCATGACCGTGCCCTTCATCATGGCCCTCGGCGTGGGCGTGGCCGCCGTGCGCGGGGGCGACGGGCGCGACGACAGCTTCGGGCTCATTGGCCTCGCCTCCATCGGGCCCATCCTCTCTGTCCTCCTGCTCGGCATGCTGCACAAGGGCGCGGGCGCCGCCGCCCCGGCCCTGGCCGAAGAGGGCGCGGCCGGCCTCGCGGCCCATTTTTTCGCCCTCGTGCCGGGCACGGCCTTTGAAGTGGGCATGGCGCTGGCGCCGCTCGTCGTGCTCTTCGCCGCGTTCCGCATCTTCCTCTTGCGCCGGATGACGCGCATGCGCTTGGTGCGCGTGGTCATGGGCCTGATGTACACCTTTCTCGGGCTGGTCTGCTTTTTCGTGGGCGTCAAGGGCGGTTTCATCCCCGCCGGGACTTCCCTCGGGCGGATCATCGCGGTGACGCATCCCGCGTGGATGCTCATAGTCACAGGCGTGGTGCTCGGCGCGCTGGCCGTGCTCGCCGAGCCGGCGGTGTGGGTTCTGACCGCGCAGGTGGAGGAGGTCTCGGGCGGCAGCGTGCGCAGCCGCGTCATCCTCGTCACGCTCTGCATCGGCGTGGCCTCGGCCGTGGGGCTCGCCATGTTCCGCGTGGCCGGGGGGCTCTCGCTCTGGTACTTCCTCATCCCGGGCTACGCGCTGGCGCTCGGCCTGACCTTTTTGTGCCCGCCCATGTTCACGGCCATCGCCTTTGACTCGGGCGGCGTGGCCTCGGGGCCCATGGCCTCGACCTTCATCCTCGCCTTCACCCTCGGCGCCTCCGGCGGCCTCGGGGGCAACCCCATCACCGACGCCTTCGGCGTCATCGCGCTCATCGCCATGACGCCGCTCATCGCCATCCAGGCGCTCGGCATCCTTTACGGCAGGGCGGCGCGGCGCCTTTCGGCCGCGCCGCCGCCACCAGCCCCGGCAGGCGGGGAGGGCGCATGA
- a CDS encoding P-II family nitrogen regulator produces MTSDFPSFASGKLLIVVTRHGAGDRVARVARAAGARGGTILTGRGCAANRLLQLLCLADTEKDLVFVLAPAPDMQEIIAAVRGSPEVFRKTTGIGIVLDVNAIVRGALSRPAPKPEKPAPGGRPQGEAMHDTAPQKPAGHQLIFAIVNAGYADDLMAAARAAGAGGGTILKARGTGTEADASFFGITIVPEKEVLLVLAPDDAAPAIFEAVRRAPCLEEPGSGIIFSVAAEDFFPLGPGRGNEVR; encoded by the coding sequence ATGACCAGTGATTTCCCGAGCTTCGCCTCAGGCAAGCTGCTCATCGTGGTGACGCGCCATGGCGCGGGCGACCGCGTGGCGCGCGTGGCGAGGGCGGCCGGCGCGCGCGGCGGCACCATCCTCACCGGGCGCGGCTGCGCGGCGAACCGCCTGTTGCAGTTGCTCTGCCTCGCCGATACCGAAAAAGACCTCGTCTTCGTGCTGGCGCCCGCGCCCGACATGCAGGAAATCATCGCCGCGGTGCGCGGCTCGCCGGAGGTCTTCCGCAAGACCACGGGCATAGGCATCGTTCTCGACGTCAACGCCATCGTCCGCGGCGCCCTGTCGAGACCGGCGCCGAAGCCGGAAAAGCCCGCCCCCGGCGGGCGCCCCCAGGGGGAGGCCATGCACGACACAGCCCCGCAAAAGCCCGCCGGGCACCAGCTCATCTTCGCCATCGTCAACGCGGGCTACGCCGACGACCTCATGGCCGCGGCCAGGGCCGCGGGCGCGGGCGGCGGCACCATCCTCAAGGCGCGCGGCACGGGCACCGAGGCCGACGCCAGCTTTTTCGGCATCACCATCGTGCCGGAAAAGGAAGTGCTGCTCGTGCTGGCGCCGGACGACGCGGCGCCGGCCATTTTCGAGGCCGTGCGCAGGGCGCCCTGCCTTGAGGAGCCGGGCTCGGGCATCATCTTCAGCGTGGCCGCCGAGGACTTCTTCCCGCTGGGGCCCGGCCGGGGCAACGAAGTCCGCTGA
- a CDS encoding MBOAT family protein, producing the protein MLFSSYSFLFCFLPLTLAAWQLAARAAAQPAQALGWLLLALSLVFYAFWGPGFLVLLLGLIVMNHAFGTALAAPQQEGAGKRRLTRKSLLALALACNLLPLLWFKYAGFLTDCAARLCGADWSFTPAGLPLGISFYTFIQIAWLVAVYRRETAPEGLAAHALFTSCFAWVISGPIVRYGQMGPQLGALAGLRAENLAQGFTLFTLGLGKKVLLADSIGAYADAVFNAAARGIWPSTLEAWLGSLAYTFQLYFDFSGYTDMALGLGLMLGLRLPENFASPYKATGIVDFWRRWHITLGAWLRDFLYIPLGGNRRGRPRQYANLFLTMLIGGAWHGAGWTFIVWGALHGTMLSVNHFFRACTRGTLAERLLGAAPGRLVCVAFTFFCINLCWVVFRAPNLDTALTIYTAMAGAGPDVWPPLMAPDAGAGLEGFLARLDPAAPGSLMAALLPNRFFSGWLPFALLAVCGVIVWCCPNSQEVVFGRKEGAGPRVRWRPTTGWAAALALLGFAALVLASRETVFLYFQF; encoded by the coding sequence ATGCTCTTCAGCTCCTACAGCTTCCTTTTCTGCTTCCTGCCGCTCACCCTCGCCGCGTGGCAGCTCGCGGCGCGCGCGGCGGCGCAGCCCGCGCAGGCTCTCGGCTGGCTTTTGCTCGCGCTGTCGCTCGTCTTCTACGCCTTCTGGGGCCCCGGCTTCCTTGTGCTGCTGCTCGGCCTCATCGTCATGAACCACGCCTTCGGCACGGCGCTCGCCGCGCCGCAACAGGAGGGCGCGGGCAAAAGGCGCCTCACCCGCAAGAGCCTGCTCGCCCTTGCGCTCGCCTGCAACCTGCTGCCGCTCCTCTGGTTCAAGTACGCTGGCTTTCTCACGGACTGCGCGGCCAGGCTTTGCGGGGCGGACTGGAGCTTCACGCCGGCCGGCCTGCCGCTCGGCATCTCCTTCTACACCTTCATCCAGATCGCGTGGCTCGTGGCCGTCTACCGGCGCGAAACGGCGCCCGAGGGCCTGGCCGCGCACGCGCTCTTCACCTCCTGCTTCGCGTGGGTGATTTCCGGGCCCATCGTGCGCTATGGCCAAATGGGCCCGCAACTGGGGGCGCTCGCGGGCCTTCGGGCCGAAAACCTCGCCCAAGGCTTCACCCTGTTCACGCTCGGGCTCGGCAAGAAGGTGCTCCTGGCGGACAGCATCGGCGCCTATGCGGACGCGGTGTTCAACGCCGCGGCCCGGGGCATCTGGCCCTCCACGCTGGAGGCGTGGCTCGGCTCGCTCGCCTATACCTTCCAGCTGTATTTCGACTTTTCCGGCTATACGGACATGGCCCTCGGCCTCGGCCTCATGCTGGGCCTCAGGCTCCCCGAGAATTTCGCCTCGCCCTACAAGGCCACGGGCATCGTGGACTTCTGGCGGCGCTGGCACATCACCCTCGGCGCGTGGCTCAGGGACTTTCTCTATATTCCGCTCGGCGGCAACCGGCGCGGGCGCCCGCGCCAGTATGCGAACCTCTTCCTGACCATGCTCATCGGCGGCGCCTGGCACGGCGCCGGCTGGACCTTCATCGTCTGGGGCGCGCTCCACGGAACCATGCTGTCGGTGAACCACTTTTTCCGCGCCTGTACGCGCGGGACGCTGGCGGAACGGCTGCTCGGCGCCGCGCCCGGGCGCCTTGTCTGCGTGGCCTTCACCTTTTTCTGCATCAATCTCTGCTGGGTGGTGTTCCGCGCGCCAAACCTTGACACGGCCCTGACCATCTACACGGCCATGGCCGGCGCCGGGCCTGACGTGTGGCCGCCGCTCATGGCGCCCGACGCCGGGGCGGGGCTTGAGGGCTTTCTCGCCCGGCTCGACCCGGCCGCGCCCGGCAGCCTCATGGCCGCGCTATTACCCAACCGTTTTTTCAGCGGCTGGCTGCCCTTTGCGCTGCTCGCCGTGTGCGGCGTCATCGTCTGGTGCTGTCCCAACAGCCAGGAGGTGGTGTTCGGGAGGAAGGAGGGCGCCGGGCCCCGCGTGCGCTGGCGCCCGACGACGGGATGGGCCGCGGCGCTCGCGCTGCTGGGCTTCGCCGCGCTGGTGCTGGCCTCGCGGGAAACCGTGTTTCTCTATTTCCAGTTCTAG